In a single window of the Desulfuromonas thiophila genome:
- a CDS encoding bacteriohemerythrin translates to MGTFIPWTDQICIGIQEIDEQHKQLVELINRLYDAMTQGADRQQAATEILQELMQYTIVHFAVEESLFRIFDYPDYETHRERHQQLRDQVIDINKRVQAGERLITPELLFFLRKWITSHIMVEDKAYGPFLLAKGIEKNWRRTSWLGRIWPGARR, encoded by the coding sequence GTGGGAACGTTTATTCCGTGGACCGATCAGATCTGTATCGGCATTCAGGAAATTGACGAGCAGCACAAGCAGCTGGTGGAACTGATCAACCGTCTGTACGACGCCATGACCCAGGGCGCCGATCGGCAGCAGGCCGCCACCGAGATTTTGCAGGAGCTGATGCAGTACACCATCGTCCACTTCGCCGTGGAGGAAAGCCTGTTCCGCATCTTTGACTATCCCGACTACGAGACGCACCGTGAGCGTCACCAGCAGCTGCGTGACCAGGTGATCGACATCAACAAACGGGTGCAGGCCGGCGAACGCCTGATCACGCCGGAGTTGCTGTTCTTCCTGCGCAAATGGATCACCAGCCACATCATGGTGGAAGACAAGGCCTACGGCCCGTTTCTGCTGGCAAAAGGGATTGAAAAGAACTGGCGCCGCACCTCCTGGCTGGGGCGTATCTGGCCCGGAGCCCGGCGATGA
- a CDS encoding TorF family putative porin yields the protein MRKMSTLLAAATLLCGLASPALALEVAGGAYAGIYNMYLWRGFDLSGSKPVAQGGADVSAGNFTFSWWTNLQLASDAGEGFKSGEATETDIIVDYSTDLGELVSLSVGNCFYNLDGMDDTHEAYLGLTLNTLLSPALTVYYDWDEAEGDGLYYTLAVGHEISLAEPLTLSLGALVGYNQESDYSVGDYSDFHNYELSAGLDYALTENLSLGLSCLFSEGLSDEARDAIDSEFLSGVSIALSF from the coding sequence ATGCGCAAGATGTCAACCCTGCTGGCTGCGGCCACCCTGCTGTGCGGCCTGGCCAGTCCGGCCCTGGCCCTCGAAGTCGCCGGTGGCGCCTATGCCGGTATCTACAACATGTATCTGTGGCGCGGTTTCGACCTGAGCGGCAGCAAGCCGGTGGCCCAGGGCGGTGCCGATGTTTCGGCCGGTAACTTTACCTTCAGCTGGTGGACCAATCTGCAGCTGGCCAGCGATGCCGGCGAAGGCTTCAAGTCCGGTGAGGCCACTGAAACCGATATCATCGTGGATTACAGCACCGACCTTGGTGAGCTGGTGTCTCTGAGCGTTGGCAACTGCTTCTACAACCTCGATGGAATGGACGACACCCACGAGGCCTATCTCGGTCTGACCCTCAATACCCTGCTGAGCCCGGCATTGACGGTCTATTACGACTGGGATGAAGCCGAAGGGGACGGCCTTTACTACACCCTGGCGGTGGGCCATGAGATCAGCCTGGCCGAACCGCTGACCCTGAGCCTGGGCGCGCTGGTGGGTTATAACCAGGAGAGTGATTATTCTGTAGGCGATTACAGCGATTTCCATAACTACGAACTTAGTGCCGGGCTGGATTATGCCCTGACCGAGAATCTGAGCCTTGGTCTGAGCTGTCTGTTCTCCGAAGGTCTGAGTGACGAGGCCCGCGACGCCATTGATTCGGAATTCCTCAGCGGCGTCTCCATCGCCCTGAGTTTCTGA
- a CDS encoding BCAM0308 family protein produces the protein MNRDVGKFGINDKRGRVQTSNDPYANQQTYAEGAFCSGCHAQYRNKRWYLDEEAFAQAQQQDNAPLVLCPACLKMRDGYYEGVVVLQGDYLWQHEEEICRLLKNEEARARAKNPLERMLCLEKRGETLVVETTEEKLAEHLGRALHSAHQGELLVQRGEDNRICRVSWQR, from the coding sequence ATGAATCGGGATGTTGGTAAGTTCGGTATCAATGACAAGCGGGGGCGGGTTCAGACCAGCAATGATCCCTACGCCAATCAGCAGACGTATGCCGAGGGCGCGTTTTGCAGTGGCTGTCATGCCCAGTACCGCAACAAGCGTTGGTATCTGGACGAGGAAGCCTTTGCCCAGGCGCAGCAGCAGGACAATGCCCCGCTGGTACTGTGCCCGGCCTGTCTGAAGATGCGTGATGGCTACTACGAGGGCGTGGTGGTGCTGCAGGGCGATTACCTGTGGCAGCACGAGGAGGAGATCTGCCGTCTGCTCAAGAACGAAGAGGCCCGGGCGCGCGCCAAGAATCCGCTGGAGCGGATGCTCTGTCTGGAAAAACGGGGGGAGACGCTGGTGGTGGAAACCACCGAGGAAAAACTGGCCGAGCATCTCGGCCGGGCTTTGCACAGCGCCCACCAGGGGGAACTGCTGGTGCAGCGTGGTGAAGATAATCGCATCTGTCGGGTCAGCTGGCAGCGCTGA
- the draG gene encoding ADP-ribosyl-[dinitrogen reductase] hydrolase: MPADDSPARAEAAFLGLAIGDALGATSEFMTPAEIRSRYGVLRQIRGGGWLGLRPGQVTDDTEMSLVLARAVLACGGWSLPAIADALVAWMRSKPIDIGATVRKGLRSYMLGGGLTVPPNDWDAGNGAVMRMAPVALLTFGDAALLRRCSLEQAHLTHNHPLSDAACVCVGRMLQAALAGADRFCLHALTRELVALHPTFRFDPYSGRASGYVVETLQTVFHFLFTTDNFEDCLVGVVNQGGDADTSGAIAGMLAGAFYGLDAIPRRWQRQLDDRISAQVRQAGRALLALAPAPLLSHDQGP; encoded by the coding sequence ATGCCTGCAGACGACAGTCCGGCCCGTGCCGAAGCGGCCTTTCTCGGCCTGGCCATCGGTGACGCCCTTGGCGCCACCAGCGAATTCATGACACCGGCGGAAATCCGCAGTCGCTACGGCGTGCTGCGCCAGATTCGCGGAGGCGGCTGGCTGGGGCTGCGGCCCGGCCAGGTAACGGACGACACCGAGATGTCGCTTGTCCTGGCGCGGGCGGTGCTGGCCTGCGGCGGCTGGAGTCTGCCGGCCATTGCCGATGCCTTGGTGGCCTGGATGCGTTCCAAACCGATCGATATCGGTGCCACGGTGCGCAAGGGGCTACGCAGCTACATGCTTGGCGGCGGCCTGACCGTGCCGCCCAATGACTGGGACGCCGGCAATGGCGCGGTCATGCGCATGGCGCCGGTGGCCTTGCTGACGTTCGGTGATGCGGCGCTGCTGCGGCGCTGCAGCCTGGAACAGGCTCACCTGACCCACAACCATCCACTGTCCGATGCCGCCTGTGTCTGTGTCGGGCGCATGCTGCAGGCCGCCTTGGCTGGCGCCGACCGTTTCTGTCTGCATGCCCTGACGCGTGAGCTGGTTGCCCTGCATCCAACCTTTCGCTTCGATCCCTACAGTGGCCGCGCCAGTGGCTATGTGGTGGAAACACTACAGACGGTGTTCCATTTTCTGTTCACCACCGACAACTTCGAGGATTGCCTGGTCGGCGTGGTCAACCAGGGGGGGGACGCCGACACCAGCGGTGCCATCGCCGGCATGCTTGCCGGCGCCTTCTATGGCCTGGACGCCATCCCGCGCCGCTGGCAGCGCCAGCTTGATGACCGCATTAGCGCCCAGGTGCGCCAGGCCGGCCGCGCGCTGCTGGCTCTGGCGCCGGCGCCGTTGTTGTCCCACGACCAGGGGCCATAA
- a CDS encoding GNAT family N-acetyltransferase encodes MEIVRVDAGNLAVYLNLCQSYEGEFSAITGKKPDAKGLFALDTPIGGDVLGYLLYQAAAPVGLAAVRIKAALASFEVCEFYVVPSCRRQDLGKNFAQALFRRHAGAWEVKQISGAEHATAFWRRVIDDFTGGAYQEDSYRDAYWGQVVRQQFVSCEEGRPAV; translated from the coding sequence ATGGAGATCGTTCGCGTTGATGCAGGCAATCTCGCGGTTTATCTGAACCTGTGCCAGAGCTACGAAGGCGAATTTTCAGCCATCACCGGCAAAAAGCCAGATGCAAAGGGCCTGTTCGCGCTGGATACCCCGATAGGCGGTGACGTGCTGGGTTATCTGCTGTATCAGGCGGCGGCGCCGGTCGGTTTAGCCGCCGTCAGGATCAAGGCGGCATTGGCCAGCTTCGAGGTCTGTGAATTTTATGTGGTTCCCAGCTGCCGCAGACAGGATCTGGGCAAGAACTTTGCCCAGGCCCTTTTCCGCCGCCATGCGGGCGCCTGGGAAGTCAAGCAGATCTCTGGTGCTGAACATGCCACGGCCTTCTGGCGCCGGGTGATCGATGATTTCACCGGCGGCGCCTATCAGGAAGACAGCTATCGGGATGCCTATTGGGGGCAGGTCGTGCGCCAGCAGTTTGTTTCCTGCGAAGAGGGGAGGCCGGCGGTCTGA
- a CDS encoding helicase HerA-like domain-containing protein: MSPQAQILLGQADQPVQLLGRYANRHGLIAGATGTGKTVSLLVLAEGFSRLGVPVFMADVKGDVAGLALAGEDSERLRQRAVRTGLGHYQPEGNPVLLWDLAGQAGHPLRTTLSELGPLLLGRVLELSDSQQGVLDIGFRLADDEGLLLLDLADLRALLHQLAERRKEISVQYGLVSPQSIGAIQRALLRLEGEGGAAFFAEPALELTDLLRTDLTGRGCISILAADKLILQPRLYGSFLLWLLSELFENLPEVGDQELPRLVFFFDEAHLLFADATPLLRQRIEQVVRLIRSKGVGIYFCSQYPDDLPAEILGQLGNRIQHALRAYTPRDQKAVRTAAQTFVANPGVDVAGLIGQLAVGEALVSCLQDGGVPQPVQRTLICPPRCRLGALTAAERAAVQGRSPLAGKYDQTINRESAYEILSRNLEARSAVGSPPVSPRPSSPGGAGEQDRGMLGELLWGNGRRQGVAETLAKQTARTIGSQLGRQIVRGLLGGIFGGGRR; the protein is encoded by the coding sequence ATGTCCCCACAAGCGCAGATCCTTCTCGGTCAGGCCGACCAGCCTGTTCAGCTGCTCGGCCGTTACGCCAACCGCCACGGCCTGATTGCCGGCGCCACCGGCACGGGCAAGACCGTCTCCCTGCTGGTGCTGGCCGAGGGTTTCTCGCGGTTGGGCGTGCCGGTGTTCATGGCCGATGTCAAGGGCGATGTCGCTGGTCTGGCTCTGGCCGGCGAAGACAGCGAGCGCCTGCGTCAGCGGGCCGTTCGTACCGGTCTGGGCCACTACCAGCCCGAGGGCAATCCGGTACTGCTGTGGGATCTGGCCGGGCAGGCTGGCCATCCGTTGCGCACCACCCTGAGCGAGCTGGGCCCGCTGCTGCTCGGTCGTGTTCTTGAGCTCAGCGACAGCCAGCAGGGCGTGCTGGATATCGGCTTCAGGCTGGCCGACGACGAGGGTCTGCTGCTGCTCGACCTGGCCGACCTGCGCGCCCTGTTGCACCAGCTGGCCGAGCGCCGTAAGGAAATCTCCGTGCAATATGGGCTGGTCAGCCCTCAGTCCATAGGCGCCATTCAGCGGGCCCTGCTGCGGCTGGAAGGCGAGGGCGGCGCGGCCTTTTTTGCCGAACCGGCGCTGGAACTGACCGATCTGCTACGTACCGATCTGACCGGCCGTGGCTGCATCAGCATTCTGGCGGCAGACAAGCTGATTCTGCAGCCGCGTCTGTATGGCAGTTTTTTGCTGTGGCTGTTGTCGGAGCTGTTTGAAAACCTGCCGGAAGTGGGCGATCAGGAACTGCCCCGGCTGGTGTTCTTTTTTGATGAGGCCCATCTGCTGTTTGCTGACGCCACGCCCCTGCTCAGGCAGCGCATCGAGCAGGTGGTACGGCTGATTCGCTCCAAGGGGGTTGGCATCTATTTCTGCTCCCAGTATCCTGACGATCTACCGGCCGAAATTCTCGGCCAACTCGGCAACCGTATTCAGCATGCCCTGCGCGCCTACACCCCGCGTGACCAGAAGGCCGTGCGCACGGCGGCGCAGACCTTTGTCGCCAATCCGGGCGTCGATGTCGCCGGTCTGATCGGCCAGCTGGCCGTGGGCGAGGCGCTGGTTTCCTGCCTGCAGGATGGCGGCGTGCCCCAGCCGGTGCAGCGCACCCTGATCTGCCCGCCACGCTGCCGGCTGGGCGCCCTGACCGCCGCCGAACGCGCCGCTGTCCAGGGTCGCAGCCCGTTGGCCGGCAAGTACGACCAGACCATCAACCGCGAATCGGCCTACGAGATCCTCAGTCGCAACCTGGAAGCCCGATCGGCTGTCGGGTCGCCGCCGGTATCCCCGCGGCCGTCATCGCCGGGCGGCGCCGGCGAGCAGGATCGCGGTATGCTGGGCGAGCTGCTATGGGGCAATGGCCGGCGCCAGGGGGTGGCTGAAACCCTGGCCAAGCAGACGGCCCGCACCATTGGCAGCCAGCTGGGGCGCCAGATTGTGCGCGGCCTGCTGGGAGGCATTTTTGGCGGTGGCCGCCGTTAG
- a CDS encoding MliC family protein codes for MNDRCFSPAAVAVLLLAAVLLCHGCAKEAVAPAARPRLQLADHLSVYHCDSGARIVICPTNDALLLSWQDHSYSLRQAISASGARYQGEGLEWWSKGNEAWLSRLTAQGPDEPLEHCRLDGGR; via the coding sequence ATGAACGACCGCTGTTTTTCGCCCGCCGCAGTTGCGGTTCTGCTGTTGGCCGCAGTGCTGCTGTGCCACGGTTGCGCCAAGGAGGCGGTTGCGCCTGCGGCCAGGCCGCGTTTGCAGCTGGCCGATCACCTCAGCGTTTACCACTGCGACAGCGGCGCGCGAATCGTCATCTGCCCCACCAACGACGCTTTGCTGCTGAGTTGGCAGGATCACAGCTACAGTCTGCGCCAGGCCATCAGCGCCAGTGGCGCGCGCTATCAGGGCGAAGGGCTGGAATGGTGGAGCAAGGGCAACGAGGCCTGGCTGTCGCGCCTGACCGCCCAGGGGCCGGACGAGCCGCTGGAGCATTGCCGGCTGGACGGCGGGCGCTGA
- a CDS encoding choice-of-anchor I family protein, with protein sequence MRRIPGWLALLLCLLLAGCGSDGDNGRDGADGTNGVDGSDGADGAAQVVSLRPVAATASQGFDQSAAEIVTFDAVNRRVLVVNADSGQVDVFNAASLSDLNDADPATRIDLAAMLVSAGKATEAGLVGAANSIALQGELTAIAVEAMPKTNPGWVVFIHPTTLAYINAVQVGALPDMVTFTPDGSRVVVANEGEPDEGYVNDPAGSVSIIRLADYSVTEVDFSDFNAGAPRHAELPVDKMVLDGYNATVAQSLEPEYVSVSADSATAYVTLQENNAIAVIDLAAGTVKKILGLGFKDHSIPGNELDISQKDGVNIRNWPVMGIYMPDAITSYHHNGRTFLVTANEGDSREDWLNGLSRDACEGAGYFYAADDGICVDEFSAKDYYDSDNVMLVNSEGNPLFPTNGGFGGDDALRRLKFSYHTTVAMNGGTEFEKLYAYGARSFSIWEAETGLQVFDSGNDFERITALIYGADFNNDNAANAGDDRSDNKGPEAEAVTLGVINGHTYAFIALERMGGIMVYDVSNPYAPAYVQYINQRDVTVDDVETDLDQVGDLGPEGLHFVSATDSPGGKPLLLVGNEVSGTTAVYEIDLTLLEQ encoded by the coding sequence ATGCGAAGAATTCCGGGTTGGCTCGCGCTGTTACTCTGTCTGCTGCTGGCAGGCTGCGGCAGTGATGGCGACAATGGCAGGGATGGTGCTGACGGAACGAACGGGGTCGACGGTAGCGATGGCGCGGATGGTGCTGCCCAGGTTGTCAGCCTGAGGCCTGTGGCCGCTACGGCCTCTCAGGGATTTGACCAGAGCGCGGCGGAAATCGTGACCTTTGATGCTGTCAATCGCCGTGTGCTGGTTGTCAACGCCGATTCGGGCCAGGTGGATGTCTTCAATGCAGCCAGCCTGAGCGACCTGAATGATGCCGATCCCGCCACCCGTATCGATCTGGCCGCCATGCTGGTCAGCGCCGGCAAGGCTACCGAGGCCGGGCTGGTGGGCGCTGCCAACAGCATCGCTCTGCAGGGGGAGCTGACGGCTATTGCCGTCGAGGCCATGCCCAAGACCAATCCTGGCTGGGTAGTTTTTATCCATCCCACCACTCTGGCCTACATCAACGCCGTCCAGGTCGGCGCTCTTCCCGACATGGTCACCTTCACACCCGACGGTAGCCGGGTTGTGGTCGCCAACGAAGGTGAGCCGGACGAAGGCTATGTCAACGACCCGGCAGGCAGCGTCAGCATCATCCGGCTGGCCGATTACAGCGTAACCGAAGTCGACTTCAGCGACTTCAATGCCGGCGCCCCCCGCCATGCGGAACTACCGGTCGACAAAATGGTACTGGATGGTTACAACGCCACTGTTGCGCAGAGCCTGGAACCGGAATACGTCAGTGTCAGCGCCGACAGCGCCACTGCCTACGTTACCCTGCAGGAAAACAACGCCATCGCCGTGATCGACCTTGCCGCCGGCACGGTAAAAAAAATCCTCGGCCTCGGTTTCAAGGACCACTCCATTCCCGGCAACGAACTGGACATCAGCCAGAAAGACGGCGTCAACATCAGAAACTGGCCGGTCATGGGCATCTACATGCCGGACGCTATCACGTCCTACCACCACAACGGTCGAACGTTTCTGGTAACAGCCAACGAGGGCGATTCCCGCGAGGACTGGCTCAACGGGTTGTCCCGGGACGCCTGCGAAGGGGCCGGCTACTTCTATGCGGCCGATGACGGGATCTGTGTCGATGAATTCTCCGCCAAGGACTATTACGATAGCGACAACGTCATGCTGGTGAACAGCGAAGGCAACCCGCTGTTCCCCACCAACGGGGGATTCGGCGGTGACGATGCCCTGAGGCGGTTGAAGTTTTCCTACCACACCACGGTGGCGATGAACGGCGGAACCGAATTCGAGAAACTCTACGCCTATGGCGCTCGTTCCTTCTCCATCTGGGAGGCGGAAACCGGCCTGCAGGTCTTTGATTCAGGCAACGATTTTGAACGGATTACTGCCCTGATTTACGGCGCGGATTTCAACAACGACAATGCCGCCAACGCGGGCGATGACCGCAGTGACAACAAAGGCCCGGAAGCCGAAGCCGTAACCCTGGGCGTGATCAACGGCCACACCTATGCCTTCATCGCCCTGGAGCGCATGGGCGGCATCATGGTCTACGATGTTTCCAACCCCTACGCTCCAGCTTACGTTCAGTACATCAATCAACGCGATGTCACAGTAGACGATGTCGAAACCGATCTGGACCAGGTCGGCGATCTGGGCCCGGAAGGGCTGCATTTCGTAAGTGCCACCGACAGCCCCGGCGGCAAGCCCCTGCTGCTGGTCGGCAACGAGGTCAGCGGTACCACCGCCGTCTATGAAATCGACCTGACCCTGCTTGAGCAATAA